From the Oryctolagus cuniculus chromosome 17, mOryCun1.1, whole genome shotgun sequence genome, the window ccccaccgAATGAAATGCCAGAGCATTTTGAAATGAGCCAGGACTCAGCTGGATGCTAATTTCAGGGACCGGGAGTGGGGGGGAGTGAGTACCGCAGGAGCTGCTGATCGGGGACCTGACTCTGGGGCCCTCCCTGGAGGCTGGGCCTCCCACTGCCCCACTGCGGACACCTTTGGCCCATTCAGAATCCAGAAGGAAGCGCTGGCCGAGACAGGCTAAGCGGACACAGCGGTGTTAAACCCCGAGCATGCAAATGAATAAGGGCACTGGGTGGCGTGCCTCTCATGTCCTCAGAATTAAGGAGGCTGTTTAGAAACGGACCTTTTAACTTCCAACGGGTCTGTGGGTTGGAGATAGAATTTCTGTGGCTGCTTCCGGATTGGCTGGAATGCTTGCTGGAGCCAGGGAGGCAAGGCAGTTAAATGGCGTGCAGACAGCAGACTTGGCAACAGAGGGCCGGAGCGCTGcaggctgcccctcctccccccgaCATGAGCACTGGGGAACTCGGGCTGAAGGGAACAgcacaggaggggctgggccccaCTGCCAGGGAGCCCTTcagatctgcttttttttttttttttttttttttaaagatttatttatttgaaaggcagagttacagagagacagagagaaatcttcatccggctgattcacttcccaagtggctgcaatggctggggctggcccagtccaaagccaccagccaggagtttcacctgggtctcccgtgtgggtggcagcagcccaagcactcgggccatcctctgctgctttcccaggtgcattagcagggagctggatcggaagtggagcagctgggactaaaactgttgtccatatggcaggtggcagcttaacccattgcaccatgcCAGCGGGCCCCAGATAtgcttttttgtttatatatacattCTTTAACTTCCAAAGAGTGGAATATCTTAGAAGAAAatgtgtaggggccggcactgtggcgtagccagtaaagctactgcctgcatatgggcgccggttcgagtactggctgttccacttctgatccagctctctgctgtggcctgggaaggcagtggaagatggcccaagtgcttgggcccctgcactcgcatgggagacctggaggaagttcctggctcctggctttggatcggcacagctgcagccattgcagccaattggggagtgaaccaatggatggaagacctctctctctctctctccctccctccctccctccctctcctctttctgtgtaactctgactttcaaataaataaataaatcttttttttttttaaagaaactatgtAAGAGTTTCCTGAGTTAAGAGAAAGGGTAATCTGTTGGAGTCTTGTCGTTCCTGTCTGCattgtgtgtatatttttttaaggttttattttttatttgagaggcagagttacagacagtgagagggagagacagagagaaaggtcctccatccactagtttactccccaaatggccacaacagccagagctgtgccaatctgaagccaggagccaggagcttcttccagatctcccacatgggtgcaggggcccaaggacttgggccatcttctactgctttcctaggccatagcagagagctggattggaagtgcagcagccaggactcgaaccggcgcccatatgggatgccagcactgcagacagaggattaacttactgcgccacagcactggcccctgcgtTTTTTTTCTATCTGGCCCATGTATGTTGAATCTAGCCTCAGCAGGACACAATAGAAGCAGCTTGGGGTGGGGTAGCAGGACCCTTGGGGATGAGCCCTCCTCTGGGCTAAAGTCTTCCCTCGGGCTGGGCTAGGCAGTGACAGCCGTGGCCATCTCAGATCAGCTGAGACCCGGAGCTGGCCTGGATTTCACAGCCTACATCCATCTGTcctttgttttttgctttctgcTCAGTTCTCCACCACCCCCAGCTGCACAGCCCAGCAGTTGCTTTCCTGTGGCTATGGAGCTGCCTGCATCCTGGGATGTCACAGGGCTTAGGTGTCATTTCTCTGTCCCTGCGCCAAGGAAATTCGCACCATAGTTCCGTTTCATGCTCTCATTCGCGCGCTCAGTGGCACCTGCAAACCACAATTTCGCCAGGGGAGGCCCACAGTGGGTTTCGCCAGAGAGCTTTGCATTCAAGCATGGGAGAGCACTGGCTTCCAGGGCTGCCCTGGGTTTTCAGGGGCCGCAGCCGCCTTTGGGGGGGCAGGGGACGATCTTTCCCAAGGGCCTTCTTCTGCCTCCCGCAGGCGTGGGCTGACGCCTTCCGCAGCAGCCCCGATCTCACCGGGGTGGTGCACATATACGAGGAGCTGAAGAGGAAAGGGGTGGAATTCCCCATGTCAGACCTGGACGCTCTGTCTCCCATTCACACGCCGCAGCGGGTAAGCTTCCAGCTGGCGTTCTAGAACCTGCTGCACGCGGGCAGGCCAAGCCGCCGCCACCACCctgctgccgctcccccgtgaATTATTCAGCTTGTCACTCCGAGAGCCCCTGGGGCATTGCTTTTTAATAACAAGGGGGAGTGCAGGCGTGAGACAGCTGGCTGACTGGTGATTAAGCGGCAGCATCAAGCCCCCCTCCCCAGCTTTCACACTGACTGTGGAAGATTATAATAGGAGGAtcgggggctggggtgggggtggggggcggctgctgggcAGAACCGTCCTGTGCGGGTCGTTAGCACCTGCTCTTTCaggggcccctggcacccatccTCGGCACCCGAGCCCCCAGATCAGCACAGAAGGGCAAAATGTGCCCCGTGGTTTATCAGCTGTGCACACCACGTACGTCTAGAAGGGAGGCTAAGCTGTGCGTTCAGCATCAACCCCAGGGAATCCGTGGAGTCCTCCAAGCCCAGGAAAGACCATGTGggggcctcctcctgcagctctcCTGGTGCCAGTGGTCAGGGGAGCCACATGGATTGGGCGGGGGCTGCACGCTGCACGCTGTCACACGTAAGAACCAGGAAGGCGCAGGGTCTGCCAGGGGTCCCTGTCCAGGTGCCACCAGCCTGCTGCTGGGTGgccctcctgtgtgggtggaagGACTGGGCCCAGAGCGGACCCTGGGGTGGTGCCAGGCCCCACCGCGGAGGCAGCACCGGTGGACGTAGCGCTGTGCCGTTGTCCGAGGCAGAGCGTCCCTGAAGTGGATCCAGCCGCAGCCATGCCCCGGTCCCAGCCGCAGCAGAGGACAAGCTCCGGCTCCTACTCcgcacctgctcctgctccctaCTCCGCACCGCAGGCCCCGGCTCTGAGCATCACTGGGCCCATCACGGCGAATTCAGAACAGGTACTTGCACGCTTTGGGGCCACGTGGGACTCCCCCAGAGCGGCCGCCGTGCAGGCGTGTGAGGGACGCCGGGGTCCCACGGGGACCGAGCCCAGTGCTGTGTGTGCACGGCAgtgagcagggcctgggaggcagccgggcaGCCGAGGCACCAAGGGTCCCCGAAACACAAATGGCGCTCTGGCAGGGGCCCTGTGCAGGCGGGGgcgccttttttctttttaaagaaagaggcacagagagtgagaaagaccgagaaaccaaaaaccaaatagaaaaaaaaatgggtaaggGCAAACACAGGCAGACGTAGTTGACAGAATAGGAGACAGCGATGGTTGGAAGACAGGTGCAGCTCGCCTTGCTCAGGAGAAAATAAAACGGCTCTGCAGGCGCAGCTGGGCCACAAGCATtgtgggagtcactgtgtaccagCAGCACGTGTTACGTGCAACGGGGAGGGGTAGGGGGCCTTCAGGGCCTGTGGGTCCTGGGATCTCCCCAGACAGTGGACTCTGAAACACCTGGGGAGCTCTGGCCAGCCCCAGTGCCCGCAGGCCACGCCCACAAGGCCTTCAAGGAGggtgccaggccccaggcccgcTCTGTGCAGCTGGGCAAGCTCCACTGCCCTGGACCCAGGCTCAGGCGAGTCAGCTCATGCCTGGTGGCCTTGTAGGAGGAGGCAGCCActccagaccctgggagcagagtCCTCATCAGCCCCGTTctagctgctcctgcttccccagaGGTACCTGTTGCTCCAGGAAGCACTGACCGGCTGACCCCCTGCCATCCCAAACCCAATGGCCACTGGGACCAGAAAAGAGGCGTCACAAGTGTGGGGCCAGGGTTGCGACACTGGCACCCCttatgagcgccagttccagtccctggctgctctgctccgatccagctccctgtttaaaTGCCTGGGAAGCTCCTGTCCCTGTTTGGAGAGCTTGATGCAGTGGctgggatttctctgtctctctccctctctctttgccgctacgcctttcaaataaataaaaaaggacgtcctggggccggcgctatggtgtagcgggtaaagctgccacctgcagtgccggcatcccatatgggcgccggttcaagtcccggctgccccacttccgatccagctctctgctatggcctgggaaagcagtggaagatggccctagtccttgggcccctgcacctgcatgggagtcccggaaaaagatccaggctcctggctttgaattggctcaactctggccattgtggccatttgggggagtgaaccagcggatggaagtcctctctctctctctctctctctctctctctctctgcccctcttgaactctgccttccaaacaaataaataaaataaaatagcgaCAGTTAACAGATGAGGTCATGCAGGGCAAGGATGACCTTGAACCCCTGGGCATGTTACATGATAGAGCCACAGCCCCACCTTCGTGGCcacagtggagcagcaggggaggTGGTGAGTGGGCTGGGCCTTGGCTCTGCTGCTCGCGGCTGCGTGACCCCCTGGCCTGGGCCGCAAGGGCCAGCAGGGGCACAGGTGCTGCAGCCCTTCGGCGGGCGTAGAGCTGCGGCTTCGGGAGGGGCGGGCCCTACCAGCGAGTGCTTCTCCTCGAACTGGGCGATCTTGAGTTTGCCCTGCTCCTGGTTCTCCTGGATCGCCTCCTGGATGCACTCAGTAAACGTGTCCAGCTCGATCTTCCGCTTTTCCTGCTGTTTCAGGCCGTACTCGAAAATGTTCACGCAGATGGTGACAAATTTGTCCTTGTAGGTGGGTGGGCGTTAAGGAAGCTCAAGGCAGCGTCTCTCTCCCTTGGAGCAGGCCACCGGGGAGggccacaagggtgcaagggcttGCTACGCTGAACATGTGTGTgttcaggacttgaactcagggtCTCATCTGATGGAGGAAGCCATTGAGGGGCCCAGAGACCTGGCACTGGAGATTCAGAGGGTAATGGTGTGGCTGAGGTCTCGCCACCATCGGAGGCCTGGTGGGGGAAGGAGCTGGGGACCACGGGCAGAACCCACAGGGCAGAGCAGGATGATGTTAAGAAAGGCCccgaccctgcaccccatgggagaccaggagaagcacctggctcctgccattggatcagcgcggtgcgccagccgcagcatgccagctgcggcggccattggagggtgaaccaacggcaaaggaagacctttctctctgtctctctctctcactgtccactctgcctgtcaaaaaaaaaaaaaaaaaagaaaagaaaagaaaagaaaaagaaaaacgaaAGGCCCCGAACAGACTGCTTGGGGACCTGGcgggacagggaggggctggtgtgtgACCAAGATGGGCTCTTGGGCAGAGGGCCCATTTTGATGCTCAGCTGTGCTGGggtaggtgggggtggaggggccaGGGGTGGAAGCGGAGgatccaggttcaagtcctggccccgcCACTGCCACTGGGAAAATTGTCAAGATTTGAAAACAGAGTCATCCGTGTCATACCTTGGCAAAGCAGAGCCAAGGCAGGCTGCGGggcggtgtgtgtgggggggggctggcagTGCAAGATGTGCCTGATCAAAGGGACTGTCACACACCCGCTGGGCCACTTTCACGAGAGCACCTGCCGGACAGCGGCTCCACCAGCCCCACCCCGCACAACAGGCTGCGAAGGCCTCGAGGTGTCAAGTCTCGCCCAGTGACTGCTGGTATCCATGAACCTTCTGTTGTAACAACTtaacatggggccggtgccgtggtgcagagggcaaagcctctgcctgcagtgctgttatcccatatgggcgccggttctagtcccggctgctccacttccgatccagctctctgctatggcctgggaaagcagaaaatgacccaagtccttgggtgcctgcacctgtgtgggagacccggaagaagctcctggcttcagatcagcccaactccggctgttgcagccatttggggagtgaaccaatggatgtgaaacctctctctgtctctgcctctgcatctctgtaactctgcctttctaataaataaataaattttaaaaaagaagatagccctcctccgcctagcagcgccggcacaccgggttctagtcccggtcggggcgccggattctgtcccggttgcccctcttccaggccagccctctgctgtggccagggagtgcagtggaggatggcccaggtgcttgggccctgcaccccatgggagaccaggaaaagcacctggctcctggctcctgccatcggatcagcgcggtgcacccgccgcagcgcgccggccgcggcagccattggagggtgaaccaatggcaaaggaagacctttctctctgtctctctcacagtccactctgcctgtcaaaaaataaaaaaaaaaataaataaaaaaaataaaaaagaagatagcccaagtgcttgggcctctgccacagacatggaaaacccagatggaggtccaggcgtctgacttcagcctggcccaggatgggGAAACAgtcccagcaggggctgggg encodes:
- the LOC138846338 gene encoding TOM1-like protein 2 gives rise to the protein MEFLLGNPFSTPVGQCLEKATDGSLQSEDWTLNMEICDIINETEEGPRDAIRALKKRLNGNRNYREVMLALTVLETCVKNCGHRFHVLVANRDFIDSVLVKIISPKNNPPTIVQDKVLALIQAWADAFRSSPDLTGVVHIYEELKRKGVEFPMSDLDALSPIHTPQRSVPEVDPAAAMPRSQPQQRTSSGSYSAPAPAPYSAPQAPALSITGPITANSEQVLARFGATWDSPRAAAVQACEGRRGPTGTEPSAVCARQ